In Cicer arietinum cultivar CDC Frontier isolate Library 1 chromosome 1, Cicar.CDCFrontier_v2.0, whole genome shotgun sequence, one DNA window encodes the following:
- the LOC101501414 gene encoding putative cell wall protein — translation MAYKPSSFLTLILITKILLSITCQARNIIPNNSNINDKKEPQWFFHFDGVPNFGGVGLPPLFDSTPQNPDNGSGGGGEGTGEGSSPPSSSYVPGGDDTFVPNPGFEVPVPSSGGVVLIPVPAAVHP, via the coding sequence ATGGCTTACAAACCTTCCTCTTTCCTTACACTAATTCTCATCACCAAAATCTTACTTTCCATTACTTGCCAAGCACGCAATATTATTCCAAATAACTCAAACATCAATGACAAGAAAGAGCCTCAATGGTTTTTCCATTTTGATGGTGTTCCAAACTTCGGGGGAGTAGGGTTGCCGCCTTTGTTTGATTCTACACCTCAAAATCCAGACAATGGTAGTGGCGGTGGAGGAGAAGGAACGGGAGAAGGATCATCACCACCTAGTAGCAGTTATGTTCCAGGTGGTGATGACACCTTTGTCCCAAATCCTGGTTTTGAGGTTCCAGTTCCTAGCAGTGGTGGTGTGGTTCTGATTCCAGTTCCAGCAGCAGTTCATCCTTGA
- the LOC101501099 gene encoding probable protein phosphatase 2C 52 produces the protein MGCCVSTSNEDTTFDHVVSLQKLQSLPNRICSNGKSRSSCIFTQQGRKGINQDAMIVWEDFMSEDVVFCGVFDGHGPHGHLVARKVRDALPIKLLSFLDSRRNGSGKACFKRDIKDESGEVEKDLSAEDEVNSMWREAFMKSYKAMDKELKSHANLDCFCSGSTAVSVVKQGLNLFMGNIGDSRAVMGSKDSNDLMVAIQLTVDLKPDLPREAERIKRCKGRVFALQDEPEVPRVWLPFDDAPGLAMARAFGDFCLKEYGVISIPEFSHRLLTDKDQFIVLASDGVWDVLSNEEVVEIVSSAPSRSSAARVLVESAAREWKLKYPTSKMDDCAVVCLFLDGKMDLESDCDEQCYSSATFQSNNHSGNSVESGDGQKSEPSLQRNFTVRTSKQNETCVGGRGESVDVEDGTSSAEDQNWLGLEGVTRVNSLVQLPRFSEERPNF, from the exons ATGGGGTGTTGTGTCTCAACAAGTAATGAAGACACCACTTTTGATCATGTTGTCTCTTTGCAAAAGTTACAATCTTTACCAAACAGAATATGCAGCAATGGAAAAAGTCGGTCATCTTGTATATTTACACAGCAGGGTCGTAAGGGTATCAATCAAGATGCCATGATTGTATGGGAA GATTTCATGTCAGAAGATGTTGTTTTTTGTGGTGTATTTGATGGCCATGGTCCACATGGACACCTTGTCGCGCGCAAAGTTAGGGACGCCTTGCCAATAAAATTACTTTCGTTTTTGGATTCGAGGCGAAATGGCTCTGGTAAAGCTTGTTTTAAGAGGGATATAAAGGATGAAAGTGGAGAAGTTGAGAAGGATTTGTCTGCTGAGGATGAGGTGAATTCTATGTGGAGAGAAGCTTTCATGAAGTCATACAAGGCTATGGACAAAGAGCTGAAGTCTCATGCAAATTTGGATTGCTTTTGTAGTGGGAGCACAGCTGTGTCTGTAGTGAAGCAG GGTTTAAATTTGTTCATGGGAAATATTGGTGATTCGAGAGCAGTCATGGGATCCAAGGATAGCAATGACTTGATGGTGGCGATTCAGCTGACCGTTGATTTGAAACCTGATTTGCCAA GAGAAGCAGAAAGAATCAAAAGGTGTAAGGGTAGGGTATTTGCATTGCAAGATGAGCCAGAAGTTCCTAGAGTGTGGTTACCTTTTGATGATGCACCTGGATTAGCAATGGCTAGAGCATTTGGAGATTTTTGCTTGAAGGAGTATGGTGTGATTTCTATACCTGAATTTTCTCACCGGCTTCTCACAGATAAAGATCAGTTCATTGTTCTCGCCTCGGATGGA GTTTGGGATGTTTTGAGCAATGAAGAGGTGGTGGAGATAGTATCATCAGCGCCGAGTCGATCATCAGCAGCAAGGGTTCTGGTGGAATCTGCAGCGAGAGAGTGGAAACTTAAATATCCAACTTCAAAAATGGATGACTGTGCTGTTGTGTGCCTATTTTTGGATGGTAAAATGGACTTAGAATCTGATTGTGATGAACAATGCTATTCTTCCGCAACCTTCCAAAGCAACAACCATTCGGGTAATTCAGTTGAGTCAGGCGATGGTCAAAAGTCCGAGCCGTCACTGCAAAGGAACTTCACTGTCAGAACCTCAAAACAAAACGAAACATGTGTAGGAGGAAGAGGAGAATCTGTTGATGTTGAAGATGGAACATCATCAGCTGAAGATCAAAACTGGTTAGGTCTAGAGGGTGTCACCCGAGTAAACTCATTGGTGCAACTTCCTAGATTTTCTGAAGAAAGGCCTaacttttga
- the LOC101500783 gene encoding photosystem II repair protein PSB27-H1, chloroplastic, with amino-acid sequence MASPTLITPTSTPKSLPPIKTKPTTISVTLTPTTTTTTVHQRRREFLSTTSSIIATTFVIHVTPAFAATDEEYVKETEEVISKVRTTITMDKTDPNVASAVADLRDSSNSWVAKYRREKALLARASFRDMYSALNAVSGHYISFGPTAPIPAKRRARILEEVEVAEKSLKRGR; translated from the coding sequence ATGGCCTCTCCAACACTCATAACTCCCACATCCACACCCAAATCTCTCCCACCCATCAAAACCAAACCAACCACCATCTCCGTCACCTTAACAccaaccaccaccaccaccaccgtACACCAACGCCGGCGTGAATTCCTATCTACCACCTCCTCCATCATCGCCACCACATTTGTCATCCACGTGACCCCTGCATTTGCTGCTACAGATGAAGAGTACGTGAAAGAAACAGAGGAAGTAATAAGCAAGGTGAGAACAACCATAACAATGGATAAAACTGACCCAAATGTTGCTTCTGCTGTTGCTGATTTAAGAGATAGTTCAAACTCTTGGGTTGCTAAGTATAGGAGAGAAAAAGCACTTCTTGCAAGAGCTTCTTTTAGAGATATGTATTCTGCACTAAATGCTGTTTCGGGTCATTATATTAGTTTTGGACCAACGGCTCCTATTCCTGCTAAGAGAAGGGCAAGGATTTTGGAGGAAGTTGAAGTTGCTGAGAAATCACTTAAAAGGGGAAGATAA